A genomic stretch from Streptobacillus canis includes:
- the rny gene encoding ribonuclease Y, giving the protein MIIYILVILIAVLIVLVGFNVTKSKFTKKYGEYSDLELKIFDLKRKLETTKKDVEREIESFKKEETLKVKEELLAQRKLVDEEIKVMKSEILVKEERIAKKEENLETRTNKLEEKEAKLEERKEKIAEIENELNAMIEKEEKELERISGLTSEQAREIILIKLEDELEHDKARLIRDYEYNLEREKDRLAKSAIAIAINKSASDYVADATISVVQLPSEEMKGRIIGKEGRNIRALEAATGVDLIIDDTPEAVVLSSFDGVRREVARLSLEKLIQDGRIHPTKIEELVEKSQAEVENSMISAAEEAILEVGIPALPKEVLKTLGKLKFRTSFGQNILQHSIEVAHLCAALATELGVNVDYAKRAGLLHDIGKAFSHEQEGSHAINGAEFLKRFSRENEIVINAVEAHHNEVEPTSVEAIIVQAADAISAARPGARRETLSNYLKRLEQLEEIANSHQGIESSYAIQAGRELRLIVKPEEISDDQAVILSREVVKDIEEKMQYPGQIKVTVIRETRATEYAK; this is encoded by the coding sequence ATGATTATTTATATATTAGTCATCTTAATTGCGGTTCTAATAGTTTTAGTTGGATTTAATGTTACTAAAAGCAAATTCACTAAAAAATATGGAGAATATAGTGATTTAGAGTTAAAAATATTTGACTTAAAAAGAAAACTAGAAACTACAAAAAAAGATGTAGAAAGAGAAATTGAATCATTTAAAAAAGAAGAAACTTTAAAAGTAAAAGAAGAATTATTAGCACAAAGAAAATTAGTTGATGAAGAAATTAAAGTAATGAAATCTGAGATTTTAGTAAAAGAAGAAAGAATAGCTAAAAAAGAAGAAAACTTAGAAACAAGAACTAATAAGTTAGAAGAAAAAGAGGCAAAACTAGAAGAAAGAAAAGAAAAAATTGCTGAGATTGAAAATGAATTAAATGCAATGATAGAAAAAGAAGAAAAAGAATTAGAAAGAATTTCTGGTTTAACTTCTGAACAAGCAAGAGAAATTATATTAATTAAATTAGAAGATGAATTAGAGCATGATAAAGCACGTTTAATTAGGGATTATGAATATAATTTAGAAAGAGAAAAAGATAGACTTGCAAAATCAGCTATTGCAATAGCAATAAATAAATCAGCATCTGATTATGTTGCAGATGCAACTATATCTGTTGTTCAATTACCAAGTGAAGAAATGAAAGGTAGAATAATAGGTAAAGAAGGAAGAAATATTAGAGCTTTAGAAGCTGCTACTGGTGTTGATTTAATTATTGATGATACCCCTGAAGCTGTTGTACTTTCATCATTTGATGGTGTAAGAAGAGAAGTAGCAAGATTATCACTTGAAAAACTAATACAAGATGGAAGAATACATCCAACTAAGATAGAAGAATTAGTAGAAAAATCACAAGCAGAAGTTGAAAATTCAATGATTAGTGCTGCAGAAGAAGCAATACTTGAAGTTGGTATACCAGCTCTTCCAAAAGAAGTATTAAAAACTTTAGGTAAACTTAAATTTAGAACATCTTTTGGACAAAATATATTACAACATTCAATTGAAGTTGCACATTTATGTGCTGCACTTGCAACTGAATTAGGTGTAAATGTAGATTATGCAAAAAGAGCAGGATTACTTCATGATATAGGTAAAGCATTCTCACATGAACAAGAAGGTTCACATGCTATAAATGGAGCAGAATTCTTAAAAAGATTCTCAAGAGAGAATGAAATTGTTATAAATGCTGTAGAGGCACATCATAATGAAGTTGAACCAACTTCAGTGGAAGCAATAATAGTACAGGCTGCAGATGCTATAAGTGCTGCAAGACCAGGTGCAAGACGTGAAACATTATCAAATTACTTAAAACGTTTAGAGCAATTAGAAGAAATAGCAAACTCACATCAAGGTATAGAAAGTTCATATGCTATACAAGCTGGAAGAGAATTAAGATTAATTGTTAAACCAGAAGAAATTAGTGATGATCAAGCAGTAATATTATCAAGAGAAGTTGTTAAAGATATTGAAGAAAAAATGCAATATCCTGGACAAATTAAAGTTACTGTTATTAGAGAAACAAGAGCAACTGAATATGCAAAATAG